One Sporosarcina sp. FSL W8-0480 genomic window, AACTATACAGATTATTCTTTGTGCATCTCAACCATTCTCCTCAAAAATCTCATTCCCTCACTTTCTTCATCCCACTGCAACCGAATCCACTCATACTCCCTGTCCACCAATTGTCCAATCATAACCGCCGCCTTTGCATGCCCACAAGGAGTTATAAACTCCAAAATCCCCTTCAACTCCAACTCAACTTCATCCGGCAAAGACCGCTCAATCGTCTTCAATCCCAACTTCGCTCGTTCCGGTGCATACCGATAAAGCAATACCCTTCCCAAATGATGCATAACATTTGTCAGCATCTTAACCGACCAGATATCGTTTCCTCTCGCAGCAGATTGTCTATATTGATACAAAAACCATCCGACATCAAGGACATCATCCCGATACTCCTGCTCAGTCAGCGTCAGGCCCTGTGTGTCAATAAACCCATCCATCAAACGATGCGGATCATACAACACTTTGAAATGGTCGCCCCGAGCGAACGTTTCCTTCGTCACAGTGAATAAATCAATATGTAATAAATCATCAAATACCGCAATGATCTGAGGGGCAACAATGAATATATCGTCCACTAAAATGATGTCGCGATATGCACGTAAATGATCAACCCGCCTCTCCAGGAATTCCGGCATGTCCCCATCGTTCACCAAACAATAAAGATCAATGTCCGAATGCTCATCATGCTCACCCCTACCCATTGAGCCTTTCAGAAAAATTGCCCTGACACATGGATCACTCTTCAAACTTTCAACGATTTTTTCAATAGCCAACTCCTGTGGTAACATCTTAACGCCCCCTAACCTTA contains:
- a CDS encoding nucleotidyltransferase domain-containing protein encodes the protein MLPQELAIEKIVESLKSDPCVRAIFLKGSMGRGEHDEHSDIDLYCLVNDGDMPEFLERRVDHLRAYRDIILVDDIFIVAPQIIAVFDDLLHIDLFTVTKETFARGDHFKVLYDPHRLMDGFIDTQGLTLTEQEYRDDVLDVGWFLYQYRQSAARGNDIWSVKMLTNVMHHLGRVLLYRYAPERAKLGLKTIERSLPDEVELELKGILEFITPCGHAKAAVMIGQLVDREYEWIRLQWDEESEGMRFLRRMVEMHKE